In Phaenicophaeus curvirostris isolate KB17595 chromosome 9, BPBGC_Pcur_1.0, whole genome shotgun sequence, the DNA window AAGGAGCTGGTTCAGTGTGGGCTGTGTGCCCTGCAGAGCCACGAGTCCAAACCCATGCCTGAGACAAATATGCAGTTTGGACATAGTGAAACTGTTTGTTTGGGACGAGACTAATAAACCATTCTTTATGACTGAAAGCTGGATGAAAGCTGCGCCAGCTTGTGTTTTGTTCTGGGAGAGGGCAAGAGTCCAATGCAGTCCATTAACACAAAGGCAGTgcctgctgaaaaaaaacccaaaagcaaagTATGTCATTTTAGCTTTTCAGAATATAATACCAGCCAGCTTGTGCCACGATTTGCAGAAGACAAATATGATTTATTCTAGATTGTAGCAAACTCATctgtaaatatttactttgatAACACACTACACAACTTTGTTTGCTAATGGCTTAATCCATCATTCCTCacatggggatttttttttcctgagatagaCATTGCCTACAGCATGAGTGATTTCCTCAGAAGGTGGATGTAACCTCTCCATCAGGGGAATGTGAGATCAGAGCAGGAACTGAACTCAGGTATCATCATCTCAGGTGtctggacctgttggagtggatccagaggcctggaacaccttccctatcaagagaggctgagagagttggggttgttgagcttGGAGGAGACTAAGGAGATCTTGTTGCACCCTCATAAGGAAAAGGGGAGCTCATAAGAAAAACTTTTTGGCAGGgcctgttgcaataggacatgtgggaatggttttaaactaaaagaaaagaagtttagactagatgttaggaagaaatttgccCAGGAGGTAGTGGAGGCACCATCCCAGGAAACATTCAAGTTCAGGTTTGATGGGGCTCtcagcaacctgatcgagttaaagatgtccctgcccactgcagagaggttggactgggtgacctgtaaaagtctcttccaacacaaaccattctataattaaATGCCTCAGCCACAAATGCAGTTCATGGGCTGAAAATTGAAAGATAAGCCCAAGTGACACTTATGCTTAGATCTTAGATACTAAATGATGGCCTGAAGTAATGTGGGGTTCACAAGAAGGCTGACAAGATCACTGGCAGACAGCTGAATCACGCTAACTTTCTGCTGTGGATTTTTGTTGTGGTATGTTGCTAAACTAGAGTAATGCAAACAGAAGACTAATGTAACCACGTAAGAAGCTCTTCAAAAGATCCAGTCTTACTGTACAATTGATTTTGTTGTTCCTGCTCCATATTCTGATGCACATTGGTCTCTCTCAGCATCCCGAGCTGACTTTTGTGCCTTGTAAACTTGCTGTTAATGACACTTCTTGAGACAGTTGCTGGGGCCTAGGGACAGCATCTGCTCTTGAGCCTGCAGAATGTGCTTTGCAAAAGTCAGGTACTGTGGAAAGAAACCTCTTATTTTTTACTTACAGCATAAAGTACATCTGTTTTGTACAATTTTCAAGAAAAGGTCTGTTGCAAAGCATAATGCAGGCTCAATAAATAAATTTGGTTGGTTTATGTTACAGGATGCTGTTGACTTAGCAGGAGGACATTAATTGAATATAACTTAGAAGAAACAGGATTAGGCAAGTCCACGACAGAAGAAATGCACTGAAGTGTATGTGATTACAGATCTTATGTTTATACTCTCTTAACAAATTGGGGATGAATTTCATCTCTGTTGAATAGTATTTCAAAGGACCAATGCAATCAGCTATTTAGGTTATAGACTTCTAATAAAACGGGGACAGATGTGTATGTGTACTCTTAAAAAAAGTAGATTGCCTAAagcagctatttttttctttacaggatTTCTTCACTAAAATTGCGATACTTAATATATAACAATACCCTGGTAGGCATTTGCAGGTTAGTTGTTTGATATGGAAATTTGATGTGTTCTTGCAGAtgcagtttttttcttcattagaaaaaaaagcaacgaTGCTTTTGTTCTGTAATGATCTGTTGTAGTTTTCCCCTGCAGTTAGGTACTGTTGAAGAGAATTTGCCAAGGTTAGATGAgcgttttattctttttgctcCTTTAACAAAAATTGGAATAGGGacaaattttgtcatttttgcaTAGCTCCCCAGAAAAATGAATTTGCTAGTACTAATAGAgagaaactgcaaagaaaactgTGTATTGGGATTTTTGCCCTTCTGAAAGTGTCCGGACTGTCTTAATCACCCTGGACAGTTTGTTCCATGCCTTTGATGATAATTCACACTCCTACTTACATTCTGGTTTTTATCTcttttgtttggtatttttcaCCCAATCTAAATTCAGATGAGAGGGAACTCTTCTTTGTATCTGTTTGCAGAACTTGATTGATGATCTTAGACCCATATGAATAATCAATGCTAACTTACTTACTGTTTCCTTTCTACAGACCAAATAACGAAAGGAGATCTTGAGAATGTGCTGCAAAAGTTCACAGGGGACATCATGCAGGTTCCTCCACTGTAAGTTCCACAATAGTCACACACTCTTGGTAGTTGTGTTCtgccgcacctcaaatactgtgttcagttttgggcccctcactacaagaaggacattgaagtGCTCAggtgcgtccagagaaggggaacgaagctggtgaaggggctggagaacaacaGATTTattgaggagcggctgagggaactggtgttgtttagcctggagaaaaggagactgaggggagtcCTTGcagctgtctacaactacctgaaaggagcttgtagcGAGATGGATGTTGGTCCCTCGTCctaagtgacaggtgataggatgagaggaaatggcctcaagttgcactaggggTGTTCAGAatagatattagaaaaaaatttttcactgaaatggttctcaggtactggaactggctgcccatgGAAGtcattgagtcaccatccctggaggtaaaGACTGGTAGATGAGCTGCTTGGatgatatggtttagtagtggagatgtgtatggttggacttgctgatctccaaggtcttttccaatcaaacaaATCTATTATCCAGCTTGTTGGGGCTTGCCAAAGGAAGTCAGTtctctcagaaataaaaagacatgTTTTGGCAAGAAGGTAGAAGCAAGGCAGGCTTAGGAGTTTAACATTTGCAACCACTAGTCACGCTGATTTGAACATCAAGCACAAATGGTGAACTGGAGTCTGCAGGTTTTTGGGGGTGAATGTAAAGAAGCAAAGCAGCCTTAAACAGCTTCACAGGGCTTGCTGGTTTCTATCCCATCTTCCGATTAAAAAGCAAGGCTCCAAGTCTTTAATTTTAGTTGTGGGCTAAGAGGAGGCTTAGTGACATCTGTGTGAAAGTGCCTTAAATGACTTCATATtagttttctgaaaacttaGAGTATGCGTGAGTGATTAGTGACTGAGCTTCTGCAGCTTAGCACATTTCTTCCAGTCAGGTGAGCCGTAGTAACTGGCAACGTGCAAGCACTTAGCTTGTGACAGATGGCTTTTATGGTGATTTAAGCTAACATGCTTTCCTTTGCATTTGCGATGGGTCTGTTACAGTGGTTCCAGTGTGAGCCCTTTAAGGTCACTAATTCAGTAGGTGTTCTGCTTCATGTGACCTGTTTCAAACTCTCCTCTGCTCATTTAAGAAAGaccctttttcatttttctatggTCATCTTTCTGTCAAGACTGGAGTTGGTGCTTTGGATTAAGTTTCATATaatcagtgaaatatttttttggttCTGTAGTGGTGCCCTAAACACCGTGAACGAGACTCCATAACTTGGCAGTTGCTGTTCAGGGAAGACCTTGGTGCAAGGCAGGATTACATTACTTGCCTGAGCAGCTCCTGGTGATCAGCTCCACATAACCCTGCGGTGGAGTACGCCCTGCAGACTTCTGAGAGACAGTATGTTAGAGGCAGCTGCAAGGGTTGTACTCCTTATAGAAACCCTTTGTTTTCACAATCTACAAGTTGATTCATGAAACGCTTTTAAATCTGTAGAGCAAGAAATAAATACACGGCCGCTACTTGTTTTCCAGTTTACATAGCTACTGGCAAATGGGATGATTCTGTGTCCAAGAGATTTCAGAAGCACTTGCtcgttgatttttttttttttgtgagcacTTGGAGAGGATTAGAAGGGTAAAATGTATGCTGCTGTAGTACAATATTAACAGGATCTGGAGGATGGAAAGCTTGTTCTATTACAACCTTATGACACGCATTTTCATGCTTCATCTGATCAGCTATTCTGCTTTGaagaaggatggagaaaggCTATCAACTCTAATGAAGAGAGGAGAACCAGTTGAAGCAAAGCCTGCTCGGCCAGTAAAAGTGTACAGCATCTCTCTCCAACAGTTCCAGCCACCACTGTTCACACTGGGTAAAGGCCAAAGATTATTACATAGAGTGATGTGCCCAGCTTGTTAGTGTTTATTTACTCTCAGAATAACACTGAGATAGTGAAACGGATTTCATTTCCCTCAGCTACTTATTTTGGTGTGAGCCCATGTGCAGAGACTTTCGCTTTGCAGTATAAGCATcgtgttttggttttaagttAAGCTGATTATGTGTAATCCTTCTGTGAGGGAGAATTCTGAGAGGCCGGTCAGGGGATTATTTGCATCTGTCCATGATTTTGCAACCTCTAGCTCACCCCTCCTTTCTCGGGTCTGCTTACTTTCCTTTGCCCATTCTTTCCCCAGATGCCCAGACGTGCTGGCATCTCTCCCGAGGTGCAGCAAGGATTGGTATCTGTTTCTGTGAGGCCTCTTTCTTGTTTGAGGAGGCAGTATCTTATCCTTCCTTCTGCCATGTGTGAAGAAACTTGGGTAGTACATTAAGAAGCACATTAATAAATAAACCAGAAGGACTGTTGTAAATGTTTGATGCTACTGTAAGGTCAAGATAATGTCTTGCATTGGTCATCTACCTCATTGACCTGTAGTCCTGATGGACCAGATGATCTATGATGAGCAAGTAATGAGTGACAGAGCTCAGTGTTGTATGAATTTAGCCCTTGCTTTTATGGTTGGGTGATGAGCAGCTGATTGCtggcagagaggaaggaagggctgagagagcagAGAAAGTTAAaggtgaattttaaaattttactggGGCTGTCTGCGTGCAGTATCTTAAAAGCTTCAATAGTTCACGCTATACTTGAAATAACTTGTTTTCGTCTTTAGAAACACAAAACAACcttctgaaacatttaaaacaaataggGCTGAAGTATTTGTTAACATACCAcagaaaatacttaatttctAGTGAGTTAGTTCAGTTGCCATTGTATTTGCTTTCCCTCCTGTCTGGCTTAGCAATCTCACCCACACATATGTTACGGGATGAATAATTGATGTTGCAtcctataaatattttatcaccGGGTTGTTTGCTTAGCGCATTTTTACATTTATGTGGGGACATGGTTTCTATGTAAAGAAGACTTCACATTGCACTGACAATTTACCATATCACTGTTAACATTCCAGATGTTGAATGTGGCGGTGGCTTTTATGTCAGGAGCCTGGTCAGTGACATTGGCAAAGGTaggcatgaaaaaaacccaacagtttAAGATGTGAATGTGTctgtttatggaaaaaaaaagtaattttgtgtATCTCCAGCGACCGGATCTATGCGTTATTTTGCAGAATTGTAGAGCTATCACTTGTTTTTATATACTAAGGTATTTTCCTTGGAAGCAGGGGCGAATGAAGGCTAAATAACTGCCAGAGGACCTTGGCTGCTGGGGAATAAAAGTGGAGCAAGTAATAGCACTGAGCAAGATAATACAAGGCtagaggggattttttttttctcttctccatatGTTAAAGCTAACTCAGATTAAGGGtgaggagaagaagagagatACTGTCTTTTTAAACACTATTCatcacattttgaaaacagattgCACAGAACATTACCATGCACATAATAAACCCTGTCTGCTGGGAAGACTTCTATGTTTGTGATGATTTTTctagtgttttctttctcctttaccTGAGCTATGAGTGGTTTTGCTTTCCCACAGGGTTATTTGTCTTGTGCTCTCTATCTATCAAACTGCATGATAGAGAACAGATAATCcagttaaattttttttttaatgatacatTTGCAGATCAAGAAAGCAAATGATGTGAGCCGACCATATGAATTTCAATGTTGTTATTTGTGCTTAGGCAAGTCAAAGATTGTATTTCTGTTACTGCTTTCTGGGCATACTGACTTATGTTTAGTCCTTTAATGACAAACCCAACAAGTCTGTTGTCAAGTGGTTTCTTTTCAAAGATCCAAAATGTAAAAATCTTCCTGCATCAGAAAGGGCAGGAGAGAATATTTTACTATACCTGTGAGCTTACAAGCCATCTCGGTTTGCTGTTATGTTTTGTGGCCCCTCACTATGTAATTCTGCcctacttttatttatttaatgtatcagaacatttgtttgttttttaattttgacttaTTTTAGTTTATATTGTCCTGTTAGATGGCACGGGATAGAAATGTCAAAAATCTTGAGGACAAGATGTGAGCTAAGGTCTTCAAGCCTGTGGAAAAATAGTGCATGGTTTTCTAAGTCACTCGTGAATACAGAATGTTCTGCTTACATCTTAAGTCATCATTTCCTCTCTTCGTTCTGATTTAATCTGGAAAACCTTTTGACAGCTTCCAGGTTTTGAACTCTTTACTACACTGGAGATTTAATTCCTTGGCTCAAATTTAAGGAGATATAAATGAGTGATAAATCTTTGTTAACTTCCTTCTCAAATGAAGCATAAAGATGTAGAAGGCTACATGTAAACCCATGTTTTAAGTAAGCTGCACATAGTTAAACTTGACCATATACTTTCTCTAAATGCTCTTTTCTCTTATTGTAGAACTCTCTACCTGTGCCACTATGCAAGAGCTGACCCGGACCAAGCAGGGGCCGTTTACGCTAGAGGAACATGCCCTTTATGAAGACAAATGGACAATTGATGAAATTGCACGATCCTTAGAGCATTGTACGTCTCTCCTCCCAGGAGAGCCATCTCATAAAAAATTGAAGGCAGAGAATCCTGGTGGAACTGCTGTGAGCTGTGAAGATAAGTGATAAGTTGGGTCAAGGAAAAAGACTGAATGATTGAGATATTTTCAGATTGGACTGGGATTGTCTTGCCTCCTGTGTAAATTTACAAGTCTGTACTCAGAGGGTGACAAACCACAGTGCAAGAAAAAtgattcttttgttttctggggTTGTAACATGCACTGAAAATATCCAGTGCTTGCTGTTTCCagatctgtttattttcttccttctcgcACACTGTAAATGGGTCTGCCAGTAAGTAATGTCAGAtcttcatgcatttttaaacaACTTACAGGGCACAATACAGCTGTTACTAATTCctcaataaaaattataaaacttTGTTTGATAAATGTGCAccaaaagtatattttttttttctttatagctGCCAGTCAAACCATGAAATACCGTGGTGACAAGACTGTTACAGCCAAAGGATATAAAAATGCGGTGTGGCAGGTTGCTTTCTTGAAATCCATTTCAGGAAATGTCCGTTTTACTGTAGTTTTTCCTATGCAAATTGTTCTTCGAGTCAAATGTTATCTAGAATGCATTAAATGTCAGTGATaatatagagtcatagaaattcaagttggaaaggacccataaagatcatcaagtccaacttgCTGCTCTTTGCAAGACCACCTGAAACTAAACTGTGTGACTTTGTCCAGTTGCATCTTCAACTCTGATCGGCTTGGCGTCCTCACCACATCACTGGAGAGCCTGTCCCAGTGACCAACCATGCTCCCAGTGGAGAATATTTTATGTTAAATCTGAAATATCAGTGTAAGTGAATCGTTTTTAAGTTCAACAGTCCAGGAAGATAACTGATCACAAGCGCTCTGAAGAGGACAGTCATCATTGCTGGTATACATATCTTATTTTGGTGCAATGTCCCAATTGGTGACAATCTGTAGTTTATAGTTAACTGTTATGCTCCTTGTGGAATTTACTTTTGCCATCTGTGTATTTCTTGAGCTCTCTCCCATGGATTGGGTAGAAGGCTGATGTGCTGCTTTGACTGATTTGGTCCTGACTAGAAGTTTTATGGGCAACAGAAGGATCCATCATCAGGCATCCTTGCTGTAACTGTTTTAATTCACTAGGGAGTGAGGGCCTGGTCCACAGTTTATGTAGTCAAGAGAACTTGATTGCACTGATTATTTCTTACCACGGCTGCCTTCGGGATTTTCAAAACCACTAAAATACAGTGGTTTGAGGATGCTAAAAAGCACTGTAGTTTGTTTCCATGTGTGTAATGGGCTATCCTGTAAAAGGACTTCCTTGTGTGGCCCCATACGAGTTAGTACTGGCTCTGCTTTCCTCTTGGCACAATGAGGAACATGAGGAGTAGTTTAAACACGTGAGTGACATTTGAGGGAAAGCCCTGCCTTTGAAATTGTCTCTGCAATCTCACCAGAGAGGAGCGGGCTGGCCGCTGGTACAGTTTGATGCTGCTGGTACAGTTTGGTGCTGCTTGCCCAGTGGTCTGCTGTGGCTCTGTACAACTCCTGCACCTTCGGGTTTTGGTTCTGGAGTACAGGTACCTGGCTCTTTTATTCCAGGTGGCTGATGCTGTAAAGCCAACAGCTTGTGCTTAGATTAGGGTGTATCTTTTACAGAGAGACGtgaacatttaatttaattactgTGTTAATGAACTTGCTACTTTCTGTGGTAAGTCACAGCTTATTATCTCTGTTGCTTAAAAGAAGTTGTGTTTTATTCCAAACTTGACTTGAATCTCCCCATGCTGcattttatgtctttgtctGCACCTTACAAAAACGCAATTTCCCTGTGTGCTGGTATTATGTGAAATGATCAGGTTTCAACCTTACTTTCAATctaagaaatgaaacaaatattcCAAAGTTCCTCATTGCAAGATAtctatagggtttttttgttttctgcacaaTTAGAAATTGAAGTCTATGCAAGATCAATGAAGCTTTTGTTTAGAGGGAGGATAGAGTTTATGTCTTATTGTTCAGTAAACaaacagctttcttcttttgaatattCTTATAAAGAACTTCAAGGGAAATATTGAAAATACCGCAATCAAATTGATATCACTGGAGTGGCAGCATGTTTAATGTACAATGTGGTAACTGTTGTGGGAAATTTGATTTCAGAAATGGGAGAAGAGAGACTTGCGTTCAGTAAGAGAACAGTGGGAGGTTTTAGTTATTTCTTTTTGGAGTGGGTTTTTTGGTACTTCGGATAGAAACAGACaagaaagagattatttcctaaagaaatcaaataaagcagaaaatttcattttccagtaTACTTATTGTGAATGATGAAAGACGCTGATTGAAACACAGcttcttttattgtttaaatctgtattttttccaaGAACCTAATTTATGTTACTCCGGTGGCCCTCTAGATAAAGTTCTCcttttgtttatctttctgctttctaaaaaatattccattagATATAATTCTATTAGTCTAGTTATTTCATCTACAgggatttgtttctttaaaaaatcagtgCAATTGAGAAATCTTTCTATTAATAGGGTACATTTGTATACAGTGTTATAAGCGTCTAGCACATTTTTTATCTCATCTGTTTGTTTAATGCTCACCATGGCTTTCTTGCTATTCCATGTAAGACCCTCtgatatatttaatttcaaaagcagaattatatttttatcagcttttaGGTTAGCTTGCAACTGACCTGCTGTAATTATTGCTAACAGATCTGTGATCCTGAGAAGGCAGGATCTGTTCCATAGTCTCATCACGTCAGAGAAATGAAATGGCAATCAAAAGAAAGCATCCTGTTGGCATCAGCAAGTTTTGGTTTAGGCTGGCAGTCCTAATTCATATGgaaagaattgtagaatcattaaagttggaaaggacctcgaagatcatccagtccaaccatcagcccaaccgaactgtgcctactaaaccatgtcctgaagtgccacagctacatgctttttgaacccctccagggtcAGAGACTCCACCAcatccttgggcagcctgttccaatgcttcagcactcaaaaaagaaagcatagggagagaaggaggagagaagggatgcAGTTGTGTAAGGTGTGTAGATAGTCTTTCTAAAGACTGGACGTATCTTTTGGTTTATGAATGCCATTTCTCCCCTCAGTACTTTTGTTCTTTCGTAGCAAGTAGAGAGACTTCTACCAGCTCTAGGTAGAACTTTTTTTCATGGGATTCCTCTCATCTTCATAGAATCctaaaatggtttgggtcggaagggactttaaagcccatccagttccaaccccgcttccatgggcacggacacctccctctggatcaggttgctccaagccccatccagcctgaccttcaacaccaccagggatggggcagccacgacttctctggacagTCTTCCCCCAAGGCTCGGTTCTGTCACCTCCAGAAATAAAGGCAGCACCTCTTTATCTCAAATTAATGACAAAGTTCTCCTAACATAACTTGTATTGAACTAGAGATGTTATTACACTTGCAGGCTGGGTAGCGAGTGTGTTTGGGTGTAATTGTAAATGTCCAGATAGCGCGCAGAGCTGTGGTAGACACAGACAGCTAACCTTGGAAGGCACAGCGTAAAGAATGCATGAAGTCATGAACAAATTATGCAATAACAGCTTATTTTATGATGACTGATGAATGTCAGCCCTATTCCAGTCCTAAACAACTGACCTATCTTTTCAAACATTGGCTTCTCTGGCTGAATGTCTCCTATGTCTTTCCTAGGTGCGCGGTTTCACTTGCATGTTCTTTCCTAGGTACCCCTGGACTTTAATGGGCTCTGCCCCTTCAGCTGTTAATACTGGTGAACAGTAACCAGGAAGCCACTGAAAAAATCTAGGAATACCTTTTTTAGATATGTTTTAATAAGTATTTAACCCAGTGTCTTGAAACTCTCCAGATCTGAAAGTAAATGTTGTGTTCCCATGGGAACCTTGGGAAATACtctttttaacttctttgtTCTTATTAACATGCATATCCTTGAGATACAAGGCTTCAAAATTGTGCTATATCCACAGAAAAacataggttttttttccagaagaaaatatccTGTGATTCTGAATCTTGATGACTGGAGTTAGGATATGTCAACATTAAAGGCTGTATGGAGTGAGAGGAAAAGTGTGTATACAGTGTTTTTGAGACCATTAGGAGAGCTGGTACTATGTACCCAGCAGAGTTGAACAGTAATTAATAAGAATTTTATGCTACTTGGACCGGAAAATATGCGTGTCTCTGTGACTTACTGTTTAAAATATATCTATGACAGACTGAaagatttgtttaattttaatgaGTGTTGGTCATGGGGAAAGTCCTAGTAGAAGAGTGTGTCCTGTTTTTTGAGCTGAATATTGTCTGTCTTGCCTTTGGACTTGTGATCTGTAGTCCCTAGTCATGTGCTACTATAGTCGGGCCCTGACTCTGCCTCCAGTGCTAGTGCTGCTTCAACTGATGAAGGCTTCATAATTTATCTCCTTCCACTGTCTCTGCCTGGCCGACTCTCTTTATTCCTTATTTAAATGGTAGTTTTTCTGTTCATGTCAGTGTATATTTCTGCTGCCAGCATGTTGagcaattttaaaatgttttttaagcaaaatcAATACAATTTCTTTTATGTATTAATGAAGTCTGACCCATTAGCAAAATACTCTAGGAGTGCCTTCATCAATAACTAGGCTTTTAGCATCCTACCCTGCAGTTCTGCTTTGATTTATATGCTTATTAGAAGAAAATCAAGTCAAATTTGAATAACCCCTCAATTTTGGAGATACCTTAGAATTTGGTTGTATTTGTAATAGATGGTGAAGTTGCTATTCTGAGCATGAATGGCTCTGAGGGTTTAATGGCTGGGGTCATTCTGTTTGCTTGGCAGAGTCAAGGAATCCGTTGGCAATagtgttaattttatttaaaaagcctgAGAGAAACAAAGTGGGAGTGCACATGTGCATATGTGAGAGTATGACTGCAATATTTAACGAGAGGGAAGTCATAGGGACAGTCAGTGGATTCTGCCAGCCTGGGCTAAATTACTGTCCCTATTAAAAAGCAGTCTTTGTTGCTAATAGCCATGGGTTTAATTTGCTGCTTTGTGAGACCTGATTAAGTGAATCGCCAGTATATAAGAGTCTGTCAAACCAGCAGGGTGCTCACCTGGATGATTCTGTCTCCACTCTGAGTGGTGAGATAACACATCTTTTCCTACTGTCTCTGAGATGCACTGCTAAGATAGTACAGGTGTTAAACATGCAAAGCAAAAAATTGGTACTGGGGGACGGATTATTTCAGTGCTCAGGGCAAAAATGGACTATATTGCAAGAAGAAAACCATATTTTGTTTCCAATTCTGTTTTTTGGAGAGGTGTTGGAGACACTGACACAGCTCAGAGAAAGCAATAGGATGGCTGCCCAAGCCAAacctaacattttttttacgGATGTGAATGTCTTGGACTTCAATCTTCTTCCCTTCTCAGCTCCAGCTCAAAGAAGGTGTTAGATCAGAGCAGCCTCTCCATGCCTTTTTCGTGCTACGTGGCTTTGTGGTGCAGATGCTGAAACAACCTTAGGCTCAAACTGTGGGCTGTGTAAGGGCTTGTGTAGCTTGTCCCAGAAACTAAGAGTAACTGGGAATGAGTAGGATGAGATATGAGGCAATGAAATTAGTTGTATAAGCACAGAATTGTCTTTACAACCTATGAACTAGCCTTCCTCTTATCAGGTCTGTTCATCTTAGGTTACAGCTCTGGGCCTGGCCTTTCCACTTAGCATCCTTTTAaatttccatagaatcatagaatggtttgaggtggaagggactgtaaagatcatccagttccaaccccctgccatgggcagggacatctcccactagatcaggctgcttaaggcTTCATCCAGCTCATCCTAAACCTCTCATCCTCTCTTTTGGATTCCTTTCCCAATACATGTGGTCCTTCAGAGAGCGTGGAGCAAAAATACTGTTTAGTTTCTGGGAGGATAGGAAAGCTAGTAATGAAGTAGAATGGAAAAGGATTGTCTGGgctgtttctttccttgcccttttcATAACAAAGACGTAGTCCTAGATGCTTTAGTGCCATTTCTCTGGGACATAGGATTATTTTAGATGTTTCAGAATTAAGTACTTCAAAGTCAGATCTGCAGCTGAGTGCATGcattaaaaatcaaatacatCATTTCACAGATGTCACACTTAGTGGCTGCAGAGCATGATTTTACAGTTTAAATGGAGGGGGGTAGAAAAGGAATGGCAAGCGGTAAATGCATATTTCAGTTaaattttttaaacagatgAACTCATTTTAGGTAATCATGGAAGAAAAGACATTAAGTATTCAAGAAGAGAAAAGCTAAAGAGAAAGGACACAGTTTTTactgccttttctgtttcttttagcaCATAAAACAATTAGCTTAAATACTTCATTTCAAAGCTTAAGGAGCTTTTATGTGGTTGTTGCTCTGTGCCGTGTG includes these proteins:
- the TRUB1 gene encoding pseudouridylate synthase TRUB1 isoform X1 — translated: MAAGEVALGRAGDRLFSLSGLFAVYKPKGPTSAGVLNQLRERLLAEAGVQTNENKRNKVLKIGHGGTLDSAAAGVLVVGIGKGTKMLKTMLAGSKKYTAIGLLGKATDTLDATGRVTEEKPYDQITKGDLENVLQKFTGDIMQVPPLYSALKKDGERLSTLMKRGEPVEAKPARPVKVYSISLQQFQPPLFTLDVECGGGFYVRSLVSDIGKELSTCATMQELTRTKQGPFTLEEHALYEDKWTIDEIARSLEHCTSLLPGEPSHKKLKAENPGGTAVSCEDK
- the TRUB1 gene encoding pseudouridylate synthase TRUB1 isoform X2, which translates into the protein MAAGEVALGRAGDRLFSLSGLFAVYKPKGPTSAGVLNQLRERLLAVVGIGKGTKMLKTMLAGSKKYTAIGLLGKATDTLDATGRVTEEKPYDQITKGDLENVLQKFTGDIMQVPPLYSALKKDGERLSTLMKRGEPVEAKPARPVKVYSISLQQFQPPLFTLDVECGGGFYVRSLVSDIGKELSTCATMQELTRTKQGPFTLEEHALYEDKWTIDEIARSLEHCTSLLPGEPSHKKLKAENPGGTAVSCEDK